The Vibrio syngnathi DNA window CTAACTTAGTTGCGCGAGCTCCACAAAATAGGAAAGCACACACACAAAAAACCACATTCGCGATGACAAAAATACCGCCACCGATTAATGCAGCAAAACCCCAATCAGGATTAACAGCTAAACCTAACCCTATCGCCACTAATATAACCGCGCTAAGCTCGATCAATAACATTTGCTTTGCAAGCACTCGTCCTGGTCTTGCTAACGCCGCTACCATGTATTCGTTCCTCTTTTAAGCCTACTTTGATACTCGCTTAAAAGCGTGCTGAGAAATTGGCGAAAAT harbors:
- a CDS encoding F0F1 ATP synthase subunit I — encoded protein: MVAALARPGRVLAKQMLLIELSAVILVAIGLGLAVNPDWGFAALIGGGIFVIANVVFCVCAFLFCGARATKLVAASFYAGEALKILITVLLFSIVYMYMQVELIPLKLTYLLVLGINIFAPVLFINNKK